A stretch of the Thermoanaerobaculia bacterium genome encodes the following:
- a CDS encoding type II toxin-antitoxin system Phd/YefM family antitoxin, whose protein sequence is MAQVSVHEAKTHLSKLLRRVAEGEEIWIANAGRPVAKLVSVEGARLPRKLGRDAGRVRIAPDFDAPLPEAIRRGFEG, encoded by the coding sequence ATGGCGCAGGTGAGCGTGCATGAGGCCAAGACCCACCTTTCGAAGCTTCTTCGTCGGGTCGCGGAGGGCGAAGAGATCTGGATCGCCAACGCTGGGCGCCCGGTCGCCAAACTGGTGTCCGTGGAAGGGGCGCGGCTGCCGCGCAAGCTCGGCCGCGACGCAGGCCGGGTGCGTATCGCTCCCGACTTCGACGCGCCGCTGCCCGAGGCGATTCGCAGAGGCTTCGAAGGATGA
- a CDS encoding type II toxin-antitoxin system VapC family toxin — MRLLLDTHCWLWLESAPERLSERVRQQLMDPETELLLSVVSVWELAIKTALGKLELPEALATYVPTRLRRSSVGTLPVRLEHALEVAQLPPHHADPFDRMLIAQARTERLPILTADAAFAAYDVELLAP; from the coding sequence ATGAGGCTGCTGCTCGACACGCACTGTTGGCTGTGGCTGGAGAGTGCGCCGGAGCGCCTCTCGGAACGGGTGAGGCAGCAATTGATGGATCCCGAGACCGAGCTTCTGCTCTCCGTGGTCAGTGTCTGGGAGTTGGCGATCAAGACGGCGCTCGGCAAGCTCGAGCTTCCTGAGGCGCTCGCGACCTACGTTCCGACTCGCCTGCGGCGCAGCTCCGTCGGCACACTCCCGGTGCGTCTCGAGCACGCCCTCGAGGTCGCTCAGTTGCCGCCGCACCACGCGGATCCTTTCGATCGAATGTTGATCGCACAGGCTCGCACAGAACGGCTGCCCATTCTGACTGCCGACGCCGCCTTCGCGGCCTACGACGTGGAGCTGCTCGCGCCCTAG
- a CDS encoding FKBP-type peptidyl-prolyl cis-trans isomerase has product MERTRTNSRILSNLALGAVFAALGAVAPASQVDGQVPPGAASGNPVSAPAAPAPKPLTPPPAAPTALELAGPPATATRLPSGLATRQLRAGTGKVQPRLQDFVLFFAIGRKSDGTVVQNTYSVAEPARMPMTKLYPAWREAFAGMVAGEQRRFWFPANLAPKNPQTGAQEALVFDLELVHVIRVPDTPAALKNADPKASQVGLGTRVLSVKAGKGGAKATRLDAALLNFTVWNEAGEVLSSSAVDGRPTLFPLDRVMTSFADCVEGMTVGELRRCWIPAARNEGFPSAPTGALIFELELLNLADAAKIFTPGTPKTN; this is encoded by the coding sequence ATGGAACGGACCCGAACCAACTCGCGCATCTTATCCAATCTGGCGCTCGGCGCCGTTTTCGCGGCCCTCGGCGCCGTCGCACCCGCTTCGCAGGTCGATGGACAGGTCCCCCCGGGAGCAGCCTCCGGGAATCCGGTTTCGGCTCCGGCCGCCCCGGCGCCGAAACCGCTGACCCCGCCGCCGGCAGCGCCCACCGCGCTGGAGCTCGCCGGCCCGCCCGCGACGGCGACCCGGCTCCCCTCGGGCCTCGCGACCCGTCAGCTGCGGGCCGGCACCGGAAAAGTGCAGCCAAGGCTCCAGGACTTCGTTCTCTTTTTCGCCATCGGGAGGAAGTCCGACGGGACGGTCGTGCAGAACACCTATTCGGTCGCCGAGCCGGCCCGGATGCCCATGACCAAGCTCTACCCGGCCTGGCGGGAGGCGTTCGCCGGGATGGTGGCGGGAGAACAGCGGCGCTTCTGGTTTCCGGCGAACCTCGCGCCCAAGAACCCGCAGACCGGCGCCCAGGAGGCGCTCGTCTTCGACCTCGAGCTGGTGCATGTCATCCGGGTGCCCGACACCCCGGCAGCGCTCAAGAACGCCGACCCCAAGGCGAGCCAGGTGGGCCTCGGAACCCGGGTCCTCTCCGTCAAGGCGGGCAAGGGCGGCGCGAAGGCGACCCGGTTGGATGCGGCGCTGCTCAACTTCACGGTCTGGAACGAGGCCGGAGAGGTCCTCTCCTCCTCCGCCGTCGACGGTCGACCGACGCTCTTCCCGCTCGATCGTGTCATGACCTCGTTCGCCGATTGCGTCGAGGGGATGACGGTCGGAGAGCTCCGGCGCTGCTGGATTCCTGCGGCGCGCAACGAGGGCTTCCCCAGCGCTCCGACCGGCGCCCTGATCTTCGAGCTCGAGCTCCTGAACCTCGCCGATGCGGCGAAGATCTTCACGCCCGGAACGCCCAAAACGAACTGA